A portion of the Candidatus Pristimantibacillus lignocellulolyticus genome contains these proteins:
- the cysS gene encoding cysteine--tRNA ligase, which yields MSVTIYNSITRQKEQFVPIEAGKVRMYVCGPTVYDYIHIGNARPAIFFDVVRRYLEHTGLEVNYISNFTDVDDKLIRKANELGTTVNEVADKFIAAFHEDTSAIGIRPANLNPRVMDHIDEVVEFIAGLVDKGHAYESAGDVYFSTSTFPDYGKLSHQNLDELQHGIRVELDERKDSEQDFVLWKSAKPGEISWESPWGKGRPGWHIECSAMARKYLGDTLDIHGGGLDLQFPHHECEVAQSECLTGESLAHYWMHNGYIHINNEKMSKSLGNGITVREIVKNVKPQAIRYFMLAAHYRSPLNFSDDTVAQALNSVDRITNSYNNVLHRLELVKDQEQGSLDAQIHAELLRIELNFNSKMNDDFNTPDAITALFELVALANTKLQDTNLSYASIEAIEKLFLTFDNVLGLLPEKAEVDNLEEQVEQLIVERTEARATKNWARADEIRDLLNEMNIVLEDTPQGIRWRRK from the coding sequence ATGTCAGTTACAATTTATAATTCTATCACACGTCAAAAGGAGCAGTTTGTACCGATTGAAGCGGGCAAAGTGCGTATGTATGTGTGTGGACCTACAGTATACGACTATATTCATATTGGAAATGCACGTCCTGCGATTTTCTTTGATGTCGTTCGACGTTATTTGGAGCATACAGGACTTGAAGTCAATTACATTTCTAATTTTACAGATGTAGATGATAAACTGATTCGTAAAGCGAATGAACTTGGTACAACAGTTAATGAAGTAGCAGATAAATTTATTGCAGCTTTCCATGAAGATACTTCGGCAATTGGTATTCGTCCGGCCAACTTGAACCCACGTGTAATGGATCATATCGATGAGGTAGTTGAATTTATTGCTGGGCTAGTAGATAAAGGGCACGCTTATGAAAGTGCAGGAGACGTCTATTTTAGTACTTCAACATTCCCTGACTACGGCAAGCTATCACATCAGAACCTTGATGAGTTACAACATGGTATTCGTGTTGAATTAGATGAGCGTAAAGATAGCGAGCAAGACTTTGTACTATGGAAATCAGCTAAGCCAGGTGAGATCAGTTGGGAAAGTCCTTGGGGTAAAGGTCGTCCAGGTTGGCATATTGAATGTTCGGCAATGGCTCGCAAATATTTGGGTGATACACTAGATATTCATGGCGGTGGACTTGATCTGCAATTTCCGCATCATGAGTGCGAAGTTGCACAATCAGAGTGCTTAACTGGTGAATCACTTGCTCATTATTGGATGCACAATGGTTACATTCATATTAATAATGAGAAAATGTCTAAATCACTTGGTAATGGTATTACCGTTCGTGAGATCGTGAAAAATGTAAAACCACAAGCGATTCGTTACTTCATGCTTGCTGCACATTATCGTAGCCCGTTGAACTTTAGTGATGATACGGTAGCTCAAGCGCTAAATAGCGTTGATCGTATTACTAACAGTTATAACAATGTCCTTCATCGCCTTGAACTTGTTAAAGATCAAGAGCAAGGTAGTCTAGATGCACAAATACACGCTGAACTACTGCGAATTGAACTTAATTTTAATAGCAAGATGAATGATGATTTCAATACGCCTGATGCAATTACTGCATTATTTGAGTTGGTGGCATTGGCGAATACGAAGTTACAAGATACGAATTTAAGTTATGCGTCTATCGAAGCTATTGAAAAGTTATTCCTTACGTTTGATAATGTTCTTGGATTATTGCCTGAAAAAGCGGAAGTAGATAATTTGGAAGAACAAGTCGAGCAACTTATTGTTGAACGTACAGAAGCAAGAGCGACAAAAAATTGGGCAAGAGCCGATGAGATTCGTGATTTGCTTAATGAAATGAATATCGTACTAGAGGATACTCCACAAGGTATTCGCTGGCGCCGTAAGTGA
- a CDS encoding Mini-ribonuclease 3, which yields MDNPFAFHNPSKSPNLVSPVVLAYMGDAVYEMMVRQYLISLPNHKSHHLHKEATQFVSAKAQRKMLEKWQSHLTEEEADIVRRGRNTKSGNPPKNADMLDYRHATALEALVGYLYFEGRIERLGQLLAIGIEGSGSSKSGL from the coding sequence ATGGATAATCCATTTGCATTTCATAACCCTAGTAAATCACCAAATCTCGTCTCGCCTGTAGTATTAGCCTATATGGGCGATGCGGTATATGAGATGATGGTAAGACAATATTTGATTTCCTTACCCAATCATAAGTCGCATCACTTGCATAAAGAAGCTACGCAATTCGTGTCTGCAAAGGCACAACGCAAAATGTTAGAAAAGTGGCAGTCACACCTTACGGAGGAAGAAGCGGATATCGTTCGACGTGGTCGTAACACTAAGTCAGGCAATCCTCCGAAAAATGCAGATATGTTAGATTATCGGCATGCAACTGCGCTAGAAGCATTAGTTGGTTACTTATATTTTGAAGGACGGATCGAGCGGCTAGGGCAATTATTAGCTATCGGCATCGAAGGTAGCGGTAGTTCAAAAAGCGGACTTTGA
- the rlmB gene encoding 23S rRNA (guanosine(2251)-2'-O)-methyltransferase RlmB — translation MSETHNTEGLIAGKHPVLEALRSGREINKIWIAEGAQKSVTGSILGEAKKNGIIIQFVDKRKLDQLVPGVTHQGVVAQAAAVDYIELEDLLAIPAQKGEIPLFIILDEIEDPHNLGSILRTAECTGVHGVIIPKRRSAGLTATVLKISAGAAEHIPVARVTNLAQTIETMKEAGVWIAGADVGATADVYANKFDMPLALVIGNESNGLGRLIKEKCDFLVKLPMAGQLNSLNASVAAGVLMYEVLRQRRGL, via the coding sequence ATGTCAGAGACTCATAATACAGAAGGTTTAATTGCTGGAAAGCATCCTGTGCTAGAAGCGCTACGCTCAGGTCGTGAAATTAATAAGATATGGATTGCTGAGGGTGCACAAAAAAGTGTAACTGGTTCCATTCTTGGAGAAGCGAAAAAGAATGGAATTATCATTCAATTCGTTGACAAGCGTAAGTTGGATCAACTTGTACCTGGAGTAACACATCAAGGGGTTGTCGCTCAAGCCGCTGCTGTTGATTATATCGAACTGGAAGATTTACTAGCGATCCCAGCACAGAAAGGTGAAATTCCACTATTCATCATTCTCGATGAAATTGAAGATCCGCATAACTTAGGTTCCATCCTTAGAACTGCGGAATGTACTGGAGTGCATGGTGTTATTATTCCGAAACGTCGTTCAGCAGGACTGACAGCAACGGTATTAAAAATATCAGCAGGTGCTGCAGAGCATATCCCGGTTGCTCGTGTAACGAATTTGGCACAAACGATTGAAACGATGAAAGAAGCGGGAGTATGGATCGCGGGTGCAGATGTAGGGGCAACTGCTGATGTATATGCAAATAAATTCGATATGCCACTTGCCTTAGTCATTGGTAATGAAAGTAATGGATTGGGTCGTTTAATTAAAGAAAAATGCGATTTCCTTGTGAAGCTTCCTATGGCTGGACAATTGAATTCTCTAAATGCATCAGTAGCTGCTGGTGTGCTAATGTATGAGGTGCTAAGACAACGTAGAGGTCTATAG
- a CDS encoding NYN domain-containing protein: MINRRNDVLLVDGYNMIGAWPELARLKDIGLEEARDELLHMLADYQGFTGLHVYVIFDAHQMPGIGATYNQHRLTVVYTKEKETADECIERICSEWISRRRNVYVATSDMMEQHVIFGQGALRMTARELHIEIKRNNVDIKQTITEPATKKRHSIDNRVSDEVWIKLEKLRRGEKPD, from the coding sequence ATGATAAATAGGCGAAATGATGTGCTACTTGTCGATGGCTACAATATGATTGGGGCATGGCCTGAACTGGCACGCTTGAAAGATATTGGCTTGGAAGAAGCAAGAGATGAGCTCCTACATATGTTGGCGGATTATCAAGGCTTTACAGGTCTACACGTGTATGTCATATTTGATGCCCATCAAATGCCAGGCATTGGAGCGACATACAATCAGCACAGATTAACGGTCGTCTATACGAAAGAAAAAGAGACAGCAGATGAGTGCATCGAGCGTATTTGCAGTGAGTGGATAAGTCGTAGGCGTAATGTGTATGTTGCAACGTCCGATATGATGGAACAACATGTAATTTTTGGACAAGGTGCTCTGAGGATGACGGCACGTGAATTGCATATCGAAATTAAGCGAAATAATGTCGACATTAAACAGACCATCACTGAACCTGCCACTAAGAAACGTCATTCTATTGATAATCGCGTGTCAGATGAAGTATGGATAAAACTTGAGAAATTAAGGCGTGGCGAGAAGCCAGATTGA
- the sigH gene encoding RNA polymerase sporulation sigma factor SigH gives MSIDLKEWSTLEYDNNTDEEIVEAVRNGESIALEYLINKYKNFVRAKARSYFLIGADREDIVQEGMIGLYKAIRDYKGDKLSSFKAFAELCITRQIITAIKTATRQKHIPLNSYVSLDKPIYDEDSDRTLLDVICGTRVSDPEELIINQEEFSGLEDKMAEILSDLERKVLMLYLDGRSYQEIAVDLKRHVKSIDNALQRVKRKLEKYLEVRDTSDQL, from the coding sequence ATGAGTATCGACCTCAAAGAATGGAGTACGCTCGAATATGATAATAATACGGATGAAGAAATTGTAGAAGCTGTCCGTAATGGTGAAAGTATAGCTTTGGAATACTTGATCAATAAGTATAAAAACTTCGTGAGAGCGAAGGCTAGATCGTACTTTCTTATAGGTGCTGATCGAGAAGATATTGTTCAAGAAGGTATGATCGGATTATACAAAGCAATTCGTGACTATAAGGGAGACAAGTTGTCTAGCTTTAAAGCATTTGCTGAACTTTGTATTACACGTCAGATTATTACCGCAATCAAAACTGCTACTCGCCAAAAGCATATTCCTCTTAATTCCTATGTTTCTTTGGACAAACCGATATACGATGAAGATTCCGACCGTACGCTATTAGATGTTATATGCGGTACTAGAGTGTCGGACCCAGAAGAATTAATAATTAATCAAGAAGAATTTTCAGGACTCGAAGATAAGATGGCGGAGATACTTAGTGATTTGGAACGTAAAGTACTTATGCTATATCTAGATGGTCGTTCGTATCAAGAAATTGCTGTTGATTTGAAGCGTCATGTAAAGTCGATTGATAATGCTTTGCAACGAGTAAAACGTAAGCTTGAAAAATACTTGGAAGTTAGAGATACATCAGACCAACTATGA
- the rpmG gene encoding 50S ribosomal protein L33, with translation MRVIITLACTNCKQRNYATTKNKRNHPDRIELKKFCKFCNEQTPHRETR, from the coding sequence ATGCGGGTTATCATCACGCTGGCATGCACAAACTGCAAACAGAGAAACTATGCGACAACTAAGAACAAACGCAATCACCCCGACCGCATCGAGTTGAAGAAGTTTTGCAAGTTTTGTAACGAGCAGACTCCTCATCGCGAGACGAGATAG
- the secE gene encoding preprotein translocase subunit SecE, with the protein MTFLAKVKQSFSTTFSFFADSWAELKKVRWPNRKELTSYSIVVLLTVVAVTIYFWLLDIGISALVNLIV; encoded by the coding sequence GTGACATTTTTGGCGAAAGTGAAACAGAGCTTTAGTACGACGTTTAGTTTTTTTGCTGACAGTTGGGCAGAGTTAAAGAAAGTCCGTTGGCCTAATCGCAAGGAATTAACTAGCTATTCTATCGTTGTGTTGTTGACGGTTGTGGCTGTGACGATTTACTTCTGGCTTCTAGACATCGGGATTTCAGCTCTCGTAAATCTAATTGTCTGA
- the nusG gene encoding transcription termination/antitermination protein NusG yields the protein MEKRWYVVHTYSGYENKVKANLERRVESMNMEDKIFRVLVPMEEEIVEKDGKKKVVQRKVYPGYVLVEMVQTDDSWYVVRNTPGVTGFVGSTGSGSKPTPLLPEEVEQILKHMGMDEPKPKIEFELKETVRVKVGPFADFVGSVEEILLDKAKLKVHVNMFGRETPLELDYTQVEKI from the coding sequence ATGGAAAAAAGATGGTACGTCGTGCACACGTACTCCGGTTATGAGAACAAGGTGAAAGCCAATTTGGAACGTCGCGTTGAATCAATGAATATGGAAGATAAAATCTTCCGTGTCCTTGTGCCAATGGAAGAAGAGATCGTGGAGAAGGACGGTAAGAAAAAAGTCGTCCAACGTAAGGTTTATCCTGGATACGTTCTTGTCGAGATGGTTCAAACTGATGACTCATGGTATGTTGTTCGAAATACACCTGGAGTTACGGGTTTTGTAGGATCTACGGGTTCAGGTTCGAAACCTACCCCGTTGTTGCCTGAAGAAGTGGAACAAATTCTTAAGCACATGGGAATGGATGAGCCTAAGCCGAAGATTGAGTTCGAGCTAAAAGAAACTGTTCGCGTCAAAGTAGGTCCTTTTGCAGACTTTGTCGGATCGGTAGAAGAAATTCTACTCGACAAGGCGAAGCTGAAGGTTCACGTCAACATGTTTGGCAGAGAAACCCCGCTTGAGCTAGATTATACTCAGGTGGAGAAAATCTAA
- the rplK gene encoding 50S ribosomal protein L11, translated as MAKKVIKLVKLQVPAGKANPAPPIGPALGQAGVNIMAFCKEFNARTADQAGLIIPVVITVFEDRSFTFETKTPPAAVLLRVAAGIEKGSGEPNKKKVATVKRDKVREIAETKMPDLNAASVESAMLMVEGTARSMGITIVD; from the coding sequence ATGGCAAAGAAAGTCATTAAATTGGTCAAGCTTCAAGTTCCTGCTGGTAAAGCTAATCCAGCGCCACCAATCGGTCCTGCTCTAGGTCAAGCTGGTGTGAACATCATGGCATTCTGTAAGGAGTTTAACGCTCGTACAGCAGACCAAGCTGGATTGATTATTCCAGTTGTTATCACAGTATTCGAGGATCGCTCCTTTACATTCGAAACTAAAACGCCACCGGCAGCAGTATTGCTTCGTGTAGCAGCAGGTATCGAAAAAGGATCTGGTGAACCGAATAAAAAGAAAGTTGCAACGGTTAAACGTGATAAAGTTCGCGAAATCGCTGAAACTAAAATGCCTGACCTTAACGCTGCTTCTGTAGAATCAGCTATGCTTATGGTTGAAGGTACTGCTCGTTCTATGGGTATTACAATCGTCGACTAG
- the rplA gene encoding 50S ribosomal protein L1, protein MAKHGKKYVEAAKLIDSEASYEPQEAIDLVKKTATAKFDESVEVAVRLGVDPRKQDQAVRGVVVLPHGTGKTKKVLVFAKGEKIKEAEAAGADYVGDTDMINKIQQGWFDFDVCVATPDMMAEVGKLGRILGGKGLMPNPKAGTVTFDVTKAVQEIKAGKIEYRLDKAGQIHAPIGKVSFDAEKLNENLKALVDALLRAKPAAAKGVYLKNISVSSTMGPGARVNTASYR, encoded by the coding sequence ATGGCTAAACACGGTAAAAAGTATGTTGAAGCTGCTAAGCTTATTGATAGCGAAGCTAGCTACGAGCCACAAGAGGCAATTGATCTTGTGAAAAAAACTGCAACAGCTAAGTTTGACGAGTCTGTTGAAGTTGCTGTACGTTTGGGTGTAGACCCTCGTAAGCAAGACCAAGCTGTTCGTGGTGTAGTAGTACTACCACACGGTACTGGTAAAACTAAAAAAGTTCTAGTTTTCGCTAAAGGCGAAAAAATTAAAGAGGCAGAAGCTGCTGGCGCTGACTATGTTGGCGACACAGATATGATCAACAAAATCCAACAAGGTTGGTTCGATTTCGATGTTTGCGTAGCAACTCCAGACATGATGGCTGAAGTTGGTAAACTTGGTCGTATCCTTGGTGGTAAAGGTCTTATGCCGAACCCTAAAGCAGGTACGGTAACATTTGATGTTACTAAAGCTGTTCAAGAAATCAAAGCGGGTAAAATTGAATACCGTCTTGATAAAGCAGGTCAAATCCATGCTCCAATCGGTAAAGTATCATTCGATGCTGAAAAATTGAATGAAAACTTGAAAGCATTGGTAGATGCGCTACTTCGTGCGAAGCCAGCTGCAGCTAAAGGGGTTTACTTGAAAAACATCTCTGTTTCTTCTACAATGGGTCCAGGTGCTCGCGTTAATACTGCTAGCTACCGCTAA
- the rplJ gene encoding 50S ribosomal protein L10 has product MANAKIIQKKQEAVDVVAAKLASSPSTIVADYRGLNVAQVTELRKQLREAGVEFQVLKNSIVRRATEGTEYTALNDILSGPTAVAFSADDAVAPAKILNDFAKKNEALKLKGGLVEGKVVDSAQVKALAELPSRDGLLSMLLSVLQAPVRNFALAVKAVAEKQEAQA; this is encoded by the coding sequence TTGGCTAACGCTAAAATTATCCAAAAGAAACAAGAAGCAGTTGACGTGGTAGCTGCGAAGCTTGCTTCCAGCCCAAGTACAATCGTTGCTGATTATCGCGGATTGAACGTTGCTCAAGTAACTGAACTTCGTAAACAGCTTCGCGAAGCTGGTGTTGAGTTCCAAGTTCTTAAAAACTCAATCGTTCGTCGTGCGACTGAAGGTACTGAGTACACAGCGCTTAACGATATTCTTTCTGGTCCTACAGCAGTAGCTTTCAGCGCAGATGACGCTGTTGCTCCAGCTAAAATTCTTAATGACTTTGCTAAGAAAAACGAGGCTTTGAAACTTAAAGGTGGTCTTGTTGAAGGTAAAGTTGTTGATAGTGCTCAAGTTAAAGCTCTTGCGGAACTTCCGTCTCGCGATGGTCTTCTTTCTATGCTACTCAGCGTACTACAAGCTCCAGTTCGCAACTTCGCGCTTGCAGTTAAAGCTGTTGCAGAAAAACAAGAAGCACAAGCTTAA
- the rplL gene encoding 50S ribosomal protein L7/L12, producing the protein MSNEQILESIKGMTVLELNDLVKAIEEEFGVTAAAPVAVMAGGADAGAAAAQTEFDVILNNAGASKINVIKAVREITGLGLKEAKEVVDGAPKAIKEGVSQEDAEAIKAKLEEAGATVEVK; encoded by the coding sequence ATGTCTAATGAACAAATCTTAGAATCAATTAAAGGTATGACTGTTCTAGAATTAAACGATCTTGTTAAAGCTATCGAAGAAGAATTCGGCGTAACTGCTGCAGCTCCAGTTGCAGTAATGGCTGGTGGCGCTGACGCTGGTGCGGCTGCTGCTCAAACTGAATTCGATGTTATCCTTAACAACGCTGGTGCTTCTAAAATCAACGTAATCAAAGCGGTTCGTGAAATCACTGGTCTTGGCTTGAAAGAAGCTAAAGAAGTTGTTGATGGCGCTCCTAAAGCAATCAAAGAAGGCGTTAGCCAAGAAGATGCAGAAGCTATCAAAGCTAAGCTTGAAGAAGCTGGCGCAACTGTAGAAGTTAAGTAA
- a CDS encoding class I SAM-dependent methyltransferase: MSNHYYSKQPTVASSKKQHEWNLRGFNIKLATDAGVFSRSGVDYGSQVLIEVMQFAENATVLDVGCGYGPIGITAAKLAPQGHITMIDINERAVELSKANAKQNGVSNVTVLQSDLYESVNDQKFDCIISNPPIRAGKVVVHRVFEEGYNLLNAGGSMWIVIQKKQGAPSAFEKLEQLFGDVEEVTKDKGYRIFKAIKAK, encoded by the coding sequence TTGTCCAATCATTACTATTCAAAGCAACCAACAGTAGCAAGTTCAAAGAAACAACATGAATGGAATTTAAGAGGTTTTAATATTAAGCTGGCCACCGATGCTGGAGTATTTTCGAGATCTGGTGTTGATTATGGTAGTCAAGTGTTAATAGAAGTCATGCAATTTGCTGAGAATGCTACCGTATTAGATGTAGGTTGTGGCTATGGCCCGATTGGAATTACTGCAGCTAAGCTCGCGCCACAAGGTCATATTACAATGATCGACATTAATGAGCGAGCGGTAGAACTAAGCAAAGCTAATGCAAAACAAAATGGAGTAAGTAATGTGACAGTGTTGCAAAGCGATCTCTATGAATCAGTGAACGATCAAAAGTTTGATTGCATTATTAGTAATCCACCGATTCGTGCTGGTAAAGTAGTTGTGCATCGTGTTTTCGAAGAAGGTTATAATTTACTTAATGCTGGTGGTAGTATGTGGATTGTTATTCAGAAGAAGCAAGGTGCCCCTTCAGCATTCGAAAAATTGGAGCAATTATTCGGGGATGTTGAAGAAGTAACTAAAGATAAAGGGTATCGCATTTTCAAGGCAATAAAAGCTAAATAA